One Kitasatospora sp. MAP12-44 DNA segment encodes these proteins:
- a CDS encoding TetR family transcriptional regulator — MTTDSALTPEQILSAAEDVLRRFGPAKATVVDIARTLGVSHGSVYRHFPSKAALREAVTQRWLDQAHDSLQAITAEKGPARERLHRWLSTLFAAKRRKALVDPELFATYLALVGEHSAMVDAHVEVLTGQIAVILQDGIWQGEFTPVHVQTTARAVFQATTRFHDPAHAPEWANDRSTADFEALWALLSAGLTGRPNTV; from the coding sequence GTGACCACCGACAGTGCCCTGACCCCCGAGCAGATCCTGAGCGCGGCGGAGGACGTCCTGCGGCGGTTCGGCCCGGCCAAGGCCACCGTGGTGGACATCGCCCGGACCCTGGGCGTCAGCCACGGCAGCGTCTACCGCCACTTCCCCAGCAAGGCCGCCCTGCGGGAGGCGGTCACCCAGCGCTGGCTGGACCAGGCGCACGACAGCCTGCAGGCGATCACCGCCGAGAAGGGTCCGGCCCGCGAGCGGCTGCACCGCTGGCTGAGCACGCTGTTCGCCGCCAAGCGGCGCAAGGCGCTGGTCGACCCCGAGCTCTTCGCCACCTACCTGGCACTGGTCGGCGAGCACAGTGCCATGGTCGACGCGCACGTCGAGGTGCTTACCGGCCAGATCGCCGTGATCCTCCAGGACGGCATCTGGCAGGGCGAGTTCACCCCCGTCCATGTGCAGACCACGGCCCGCGCGGTGTTCCAGGCCACCACGCGCTTCCATGACCCCGCGCATGCCCCGGAGTGGGCGAACGATCGGTCCACCGCAGACTTCGAGGCGCTCTGGGCGCTGCTCAGCGCCGGCCTGACGGGTCGCCCGAATACCGTCTGA
- a CDS encoding aldo/keto reductase translates to MTTALPTRKLGSTGPTTSALGLGAMGMSDMYGPADEAESIATLHAAMDAGVTLIDTGDFYGMGHNELLIHEALRGRDRDAVQISVKFGAQRGPDGAWLGYDASPAATKTALAYTLRRLRTDHIDIYRPARLDPNVPIEETVGAIADLVQAGFVRHIGLSEVGADTLRRAAAVHPISDLQIEYSLISRTLEAEVLPAARELGIGITAYGVLSRGLLSGHWAKDREVTGADFRGHSPRFQGDNLAHNLSLVEALRTIADAKGVSVAQVAIAWVSSRGEDIVPLVGARRRERLAEALGSLSVRLSGDDLAAIETAIPAGAALGDRYAAAQMASLDSEH, encoded by the coding sequence ATGACCACCGCCCTCCCCACCCGCAAGCTCGGCAGCACCGGCCCCACCACCTCCGCCCTCGGCCTCGGTGCGATGGGCATGTCCGACATGTACGGCCCCGCCGACGAGGCCGAGTCCATCGCGACCCTGCACGCCGCGATGGACGCCGGCGTCACGCTGATCGACACCGGCGACTTCTACGGCATGGGCCACAACGAGCTGCTGATCCACGAGGCGCTGCGCGGCCGCGACCGCGACGCCGTCCAGATCAGCGTCAAGTTCGGCGCCCAGCGCGGCCCGGACGGCGCCTGGCTGGGCTACGACGCGAGCCCCGCCGCCACCAAGACCGCCCTCGCCTACACGCTGCGCCGCCTGCGCACCGACCACATCGACATCTACCGCCCGGCCCGCCTCGACCCGAACGTCCCGATCGAGGAGACCGTCGGCGCGATCGCCGACCTGGTGCAGGCCGGCTTCGTACGGCACATCGGCCTCTCCGAGGTCGGCGCCGACACCCTGCGCCGCGCCGCCGCCGTCCACCCGATCAGCGACCTGCAGATCGAGTACTCGCTGATCTCCCGCACCCTGGAGGCCGAGGTGCTGCCGGCCGCCCGCGAGCTGGGCATCGGCATCACCGCGTACGGCGTGCTCTCGCGCGGCCTGCTCAGCGGCCACTGGGCCAAGGACCGCGAGGTGACCGGGGCCGACTTCCGCGGCCACAGCCCGCGCTTCCAGGGCGACAACCTGGCCCACAACCTCAGCCTGGTGGAGGCGCTGCGTACGATCGCCGACGCCAAGGGCGTCAGCGTCGCGCAGGTGGCCATCGCCTGGGTCTCCTCGCGTGGCGAGGACATCGTGCCGCTGGTCGGCGCGCGCCGTCGCGAGCGGCTGGCCGAGGCGCTCGGCTCGCTGTCCGTCCGGCTCAGCGGGGACGACCTGGCGGCCATCGAGACCGCCATCCCGGCGGGCGCCGCCCTCGGGGACCGGTACGCTGCGGCACAGATGGCCAGCCTCGACAGCGAGCACTGA